CGGCTTCGCGGAGCAGGACTTTGCGCGTGTCGTTGTCTTCAAATTCACCCAAGGCGAGGGTGCGGATGACGATGGCCAGGGACTGTCCGCCTGCGTTGCCACCCAGGCTAGCGACGATCGGCATGCAGACGGCGAGGATCGTTAAGTGGCTGATCTGCTCCGCAAACATCGAGATGACGCCGCCCGCGAAAAACGCCGAAAGCAAATTAACGAACAGCCAGGGGCTGCGGCGTTTGACGCTTTCCAGAATGGGGTCGGAGAGGGCTTCGTCGCCACCGGCACCCATTGCCTTCTGGAAGTCTTCCGTCGCCTCCTGCTGGATAATGTCGATGATGTCGTCGTCTGTTACGATGCCCAGCAAGTGGTTGTCCTCATCGACGACGGGCAGCGCGTGGAAGTTGTGCTGCGCCATGATCAGCGTGACCTCTTCCTGGTCGGTCAGCACGTTGAGCACGCCGCGGACCTCGGTCTGCATAATGTCGCCAATGATGTCCTTGGTCTTGGCCATCACCAGGTCGCGCATGGAGACGATGCCTTCCAGGTGGTTCTCCGCGTCGACGACGTAAACGTAGTAAATGTGCTCCAGCTCCTCGTGGAGTGTGTGTAGGTGGTCGACGGCCTGGCGCACGGTCCACTCTTTGAAGACGGTGGCGACGTCGGTCGTCATGATGCCGCCCGCGGAGTCCTCCGGGTAGCTGATCAGCGTGCGAACGGTTTCCGCCGTCTCGGGGTCGATGCCCTTGAGGAGGCGGTCCTGATTGGCCTCCTCCATGTCGGCGACGATGTCCGCCGAGTCGTCGGGGTCGAGTGCCTCCAGGACCTGCACCGCGCGGGTCTGCCGCATGGCCTCGATGACCTCCGCGGCGTCCTCGCTGTCCATTTCGGAGAGAACCTCCGCGACACCTTCGATGTTGAGCAGCCGGAGCACAACGCGACGGTCGTCTACCGGTAGCCGCGTGAGCAAACGGCCAACCGTGTAGGGCGAGGTGCGCGCGAGCTTCTCTTTATCGAGCGCGTTGAGCGAATTGGCCTCGGCAAACTGCAGTAAGTCGTCCAGCGAATACTCGTCTGGAGATACCGGGCTTTCTGGGAAAGGCATGTCGGTTTGGCTCATAGCGTCAGCGTCGGACTTAACACCATGACGCCCGATTCCTCAACTTCAAGCCAGCATCCTGCTGGACCGGAAGATTTGCGCACTGCGAAAATGGCGGATGATGGAATTGTGAATTGCGGATGCTTGGCGGATCGCGAACTTCCACGTTCGCTTACTATCTATGATTTAAAAATGATCCCGTGATTCGTGGGCCAATACTGCTGAAATTATTTTAGACAGATAGTAGGCGAACGTGGAAGTTCGCGATCCGCCATCTGCCATCCGCCATCTGTATCCGCCATCCGCCAGATATAAATTTGAATACTTTCGCGATTTTTGGCGTCTTAAATGGGGTAAATGAGGAACTTTGGGGGACGTCGGAATGCGTTTGCCTTATGGCGGGGTGTTCCTTCATTGTTTATGAGTATTATTGAATGGCTGGATTGATACGCAGATTTACCCACCGCCTAGGCGGGGTGGCGACGGCGTTGCTTTTGTTGGCGACGTCGGCTATGCGGGCGCAGGAACAGCCGGAAAATGCGAACGCGGCCCAGCCTGTGGCATCACTCATGGACGCCGCGCCGGTGAAGATGATTTCCGACTGGCCGGAGTGGCGCATCAAAATGCTGGCGGGCGACGACGCGCTCCAGCTTGGTCTGCCGGGCCTCGCCGAGGGCTTTTACCGCAGTGTGCTGGATGGTAACCCCGACTTAAATGCGGAGGCCAAGGCGCTGCTGCAGGTTAAAATCGCCTCCGCGCTGATTGCCCAACGGCGCTTCAGTGAGGCCAAGGATATTCTACCGCCCGAAGAGGGGCCGGTGGCACCGGCCGTGGTGCTGCGCCGTGCGATCCTCGCCTATCATGACGGGCGTCTGGCCGAAACGGCAAATCTGCTGCAGCGGCTCCAGCCGTCGAGCCTGAGCTTGGCGGATCAGCCCTGGTATTACCTGCTGCGCGGCATGGAACTGCGGGCGCGGGACGACCAGCCGGGCAGCACGGCATCGCTTGAAGAGGCGCTGGTGCGGTCGGTTTCTCCGGCGCAGACTGCCCAGATCGAGGCCGTGATCCTGAAGGGGGCCGTGATGGCCGAGCAAGACGATTTGGAAACGCTCAAGGTGCTCCAGCGCAAGGTGGAGGAGACCCGTGGTGCCCGGGCTGGATTTGACTTTGCCCGCCAGATGGCGGTGGTGCTCGACCGGCTGAATCGCAAAGACGAGGCGATTGCCGTGCTGCGCGACCAGATGAGCATGTTGACCGATCGGGAAAAAGCTGAGGCGGGGCAAATGCTGCTGCTGATCGGCCTGATTTCCGGCCGTGATTCCGCCCGTGGGCAACTGGCTTTTCGTGAAATTCTCGGGGGCAAGGGCGAGGCGGATACCCAGCGCCTGGCGCTGTATTTGCTGGCCGCATCGGCGTCCCAGCCGGGTGAGACGCGTGACGCCTTCCGCCGGACGCTGGACGAGCTGATCGCGCAGTCGGGTAACCCCCTATTGGACGAGCTGCTGATGATGCGTGCGCGGCTGAATCTGGAAAGTGGTGACGCCGTTGGCGCGGAGGCCGACGTCCGCCAATTGATCGAAAATTACCCGGGCTCGCCCCTGCTGGACGATGCCTTGTGGCTGCGCGCCTACATCGCCTGGCAGGATGGCCGTTACCGCGGGGCGGCGGAGTCCCTGGGACAGATTCGCGACCGGATGGAGCCCGGCCCAACGCGCGTTCGCATCGGTGAGCAGATTGGTGACGTGCTTTTCTTGAAGGGCGACTACGCTGCGGCGGCAGACATGTATTCGGGTGTGCTCAGCGAAGACCGCGACTCCCTTTTCGACAACATGCTCTTTTATCAGGCGGTCCTGGCCAATACGTTGGCCGAGCGCTGGGAGAACGCTCAGGCGCTCCTGGACAACCAGACGGACTATCCGCTGGATGTCCGCTGGCGCGCGGAATGGATCTACCTCGATGGCTTGCGCAAGGACGGCCAAGCCGCCAAGGCGCGCGATCGCTTGGCCGACTTGGTGCGACGCTTGCCCGTGCCGACCGACCAGGACCTCCGTTGGCGCATCCAATGGCTACAGGCTCGCCTGGCTTACGATACCGGTGCCTCCGCCCAGGCGGCGCAGCAGGCCCAGGCCTTGGCCCAGGAGGTGGAGCGCGCCGTGGCCCAGGAGGAGGGGTGGCCGGTCATTGGGCCGGAAATCGCCAGCCATTTGCGTTTGTTGGAAGGGCAGGCCTTGATTCGCTCAGGCCAGCCGGATGAGGGCCTCGAATCGCTGGCCAAGCTCCGTGAAAATTATCCCGGCAGTGATCCGGCGATTCTTTCTATATTAGAAGAGGCGCGTTATTTTGCGGGTAAATTCAGCGACGCCGAGGCCCAGCGTCGTCTGCGCGAGTTGGCCGACCGCTACCGGGACAGCCCGCACGCTCCAGCCGCGCTTTACGAGGCAGCAATCCTCGCCGACCGGCAGGGGTTGGAGTCGACCCGCCGTGAGGCCATTGCCATTCTCAATGACTTGATCACGCGCTACCCGTCGCACCCGCTCGTCTTCCGTGCACGCCTTTTGCAGGGCAATATCGCGCGCCAACTGGGCGACTTTGGCGATGCACGCTTGGTCTACGAAACCGTGCTCCGCGATTACGCGAACCACCCGGAAATTTATCTGGCCCAGCTTTACCGCGCCAACACTCTGCTGGCGCGCTCGGGGAACGACCCGGCACTACTGGACGAGGCTCAGACCGGGCTGGAGCGGTTGGACAAAGAATCGGTGCCGATTGATGTCCGCGTAGAGGCTGGCTACATGCTCAGCCGCATTCAGTTACAGCTCAACAACCCGCAACGCGCGGCCGAGACGCTTTGGCTGGTGGTTTCGCGTTACCTGCGCGACCCGTCCGCGGCCAACCAACTCGGCGCGAACGGCAAGTATTGGATGGCCCGTTGCTTGATCGAACTGGGGGACATCCAAGAGCGCGCGGGGAATGTTGAGGACGCCCGCGAGGTCTATTCGCTCATTGGCAAATACGCCCTGCCGGGCCAAAATCTGGCCGCCGCCCGCCGTGAAAAACTTCGCCAACTCGCCGCCGCCGCCCCGGCACAAAATTGAGATTGGCTACAATTAACCTTTCCGATCGCACTGATGAAATTTCTCCTATTCTCAATCCTGCTTACGGTTACTGGGCTTGGTGCGCAGCAGCTCACGCCGACCCCATTGACCGCTGAGGATTTGGCGGCGGAGCGCGGGGTGCGGTATCATAGTTTTGAAATCAAGTATCCGCAGACGCCGGAGCAGATCAGCTACGACCTCGTTCTATATAGAGACGGGAAAATCGACCGCATCCTGGATGGCAATAGTTTCAGGCTAAAGCAGTCGACGCGCAATCCGGACCGTGTTGTCGTGATGGTGGGGCAACCCGTAGACGGGGAAACGCCCATTACCTTGCGTGCCCAGCATACCGCCTCGCGGATGAAAGTCCGTTTCAAGGCGGATGAAGAGATGATGCACTGGGCAGGTCAACCGAAGCTAGACGAGAAAAACCGGGTTCTGTTGTCATTTGCGCCTTATGACCCCATGGGCCCTGCTGAGTCCATTGGTGCGGAAAATTCCACGCCGGAGGGCGCGTATTGCGCATTAGTTTTGCAGATCACGCCGGAGTATCCGAAAGAAGAGTCCTGACCAATGCAGTATTTTGACTTATCGCTGATTGAAAAAGGCGGCCCGATTATGTGGCCGTTGCTGGCTCTTAGCCTGTTGGGTTTTGTGTTCTTCGTGGAGCGCGCGCTGTATTTGCACCGTGGGCAGATCGCGGCCAGCACGTTTGTTGACGGCATCAAAAACCTGGTCCGCAAGCAGCGCGTGCTGGAGGCGCTGACCGTTTGTGAGGAAACGCCCGGGCCGACGGCAGCCATCGTCAAAGCCGCGCTGATGAACTTCGACCGCCCCGAGGCGAAGATCCGCTCGGCGGTGCAGGAGGCGGCGATTATTGAAATCCCCGCGTTGGAGCGCCGTATTGGCACGATTGCCGCGATTGCCAAGGCCTCGCCGATACTCGGCCTGCTGGGCACCGTCGTCGCGCTGATGCAGGCTTTCTCCGTCATGCAGTCTGAGGGGCCGTATGCGAACGCCTCGATTTTTTCCGGTGAGATAGCCGAAGCGCTGATCACGACCGCCACGGGCCTCGCCATCGCCGTGATGGCCTACCTGGCGCACCACTTTCTCTACGGCCGCGTGCGCGCACTGGTGCACGACATGGAGTGGGTGGCCAACGAGATCATGCAGTTCCTGATGCTCGACTTGCCCGACGAAATGGCCGGGCAGGAGGCTACCAGCGAGACCGGCATCGAGGACCCGTTCATCCCTTCGCAGGAAGACGACGAACAGAAAACACCCGCCGAGAAAACCACCTAAACCTCCACGCTTCCACACTACGAAGTAATGTCCCTCGTTCAGCCATTGGATTTGCAAAGCCGCCTGCGCACCCCGCCTACGGGCGCGGATGTGGCGGCGCTGTTCGACATCCTCTTGATAGTGGTGATGATCTCGCTGTTGGGATCGCGGTTTGTATTTGCGCCGGGTAGCACGGTTGCGCTGGAGGACTTGCAACTGCCCGAATCGCGTTTTGCCCAACTGGCCGGTGTCCCGACGGTGGACGTGTTGACGCTGCTACAGGACGACCGCGTGATCTACGATGGCCAATTCATGACGGCGGAGGACTGGTCCCTCGGCTTGGAAGAGGATTTGGTCGAGGTGCGCCGCTCAAATAACGCCATTTTGTTAATCAAGGCCGATGGCCGCATCAGCTTGCAGGCATTCCTGCGGATTTCTGACCGGGCGCGGCAGGCGGGCTACACTCGCGTGCAAATCGCTGAGCGCCCGGCTAAGGCCACCAAGGAACTGCAATCGACGCGTTCGGCCAGCGGTTCGCAGTTCTGATGGACGCCGCGCCAACAGCCGCTCGCTCGACCCGCGCTGAGCCAAATATCTGGCGTAATCCCATCGCGCTGTGGGCGCTGGCATTGGGGGTGGTGGCGCATTTTGCGGGCTTTTTCGCCTTCAGCATCAATCTGCCGCCCGACGAAGCCGCCGAGCCTCTGCCGCCGGAAATCTACTTTACCGGGGCCAACGAACAGCTGGACCAGCTGATGCAGGAGCAGTCCGAGCTGCTGGATTTTGAGCCGCTCTTTCTGCCAACCACGCGCAATGCCTCGGTTTATTTGGACTGGGATCAACTCGTTGAGCGGACGGAGCCGTTTACGCCATTGCCGGCGCGGTTGTTGATCAGCGAGGACCGTTTTCCGGATGTCGCCAACGATATTGAGGCTCCAGTGGCGGACCCGGCCGAGATGTTGGAGCGCGATACGGCGGGCAATTTTGGTGCCTTTGGGCAAATCGCCGACAACCAGCCGATCCTGACGGAGCGTGCGGGCAGGGTGGAGGTCTATCGGGAAGGGGAGCCGCAAATCGCTCTACAAAAGAAGCTTACGAAAGGCGTCGTCGATGAGGCCGTGAATAATTTGAGCGGCGTGCTCGAGTGGCGGCTCATGGTTGGGCCTGCTGGGGTCGTGGGTCAGCCACTGATGGAGCGAAGCAGCGGGCTCGAAGGCGTAGACGCGGCGGCGGCGGAATATTTAATTGAAGAAATTCCACAATGGGGCTTGGCACCGGGCTATTATCGTGTTGTTATCGGCCCTTAAATTCGTTTTTCCCGACCTGGCCAAAATCAGGTCGAAAAAATAATTTAAATTTTAATTGACGGAGAGGAGTCTGCTTAGCAATCTCGCCAGCTTTCCGTTTTTTCCCCGATTGGGAGGGAACGGTTTTTAATGCTCTGGTAGCTCAGTAGGTAGAGCGCGTCCTTGGTAAGGACGAGGTCGGCGGTTCAAATCCGCTCCGGAGCTCCATTCCAGTCTAGCTTCCTTCCACACACACACACGAACATCAAACATGGCTAAAGAAACCTTCGAACGCACGAAACCTCACGTGAACGTGGGCACCATCGGTCACATTGACCACGGTAAAACCACGACGACTACCGCTATCCTTAAGGTGCAATCCGACAAGGGGCTGGCGCAGTTCAAGTCCTATGCAGATATTGCTAAGGGCGGTACGGTCCGCGACGAAACCAAGACGGTTACCATCGCTGTCGCGCACGTTGAGTACGAAACCGCGAATCGCCACTACGCGCACGTTGACTGCCCTGGTCACGCTGACTTCGTTAAGAACATGATCACGGGTGCCGCACAAATGGACGGCGCGATCCTCGTGGTTTCCGCAGCAGACGGCCCTATGCCGCAGACTCGCGAGCACATCCTGCTTGCTCGTCAGGTGAACGTGCCGAACATCGTTGTGTGGTTGAACAAGGTTGACCTCCTCGACGACGAAGAGCTTCTTGAGCTCGTCGAAATGGAAGTCCGTGACCTCCTTT
This is a stretch of genomic DNA from Cerasicoccus sp. TK19100. It encodes these proteins:
- a CDS encoding ExbD/TolR family protein; protein product: MSLVQPLDLQSRLRTPPTGADVAALFDILLIVVMISLLGSRFVFAPGSTVALEDLQLPESRFAQLAGVPTVDVLTLLQDDRVIYDGQFMTAEDWSLGLEEDLVEVRRSNNAILLIKADGRISLQAFLRISDRARQAGYTRVQIAERPAKATKELQSTRSASGSQF
- a CDS encoding tetratricopeptide repeat protein, encoding MAGLIRRFTHRLGGVATALLLLATSAMRAQEQPENANAAQPVASLMDAAPVKMISDWPEWRIKMLAGDDALQLGLPGLAEGFYRSVLDGNPDLNAEAKALLQVKIASALIAQRRFSEAKDILPPEEGPVAPAVVLRRAILAYHDGRLAETANLLQRLQPSSLSLADQPWYYLLRGMELRARDDQPGSTASLEEALVRSVSPAQTAQIEAVILKGAVMAEQDDLETLKVLQRKVEETRGARAGFDFARQMAVVLDRLNRKDEAIAVLRDQMSMLTDREKAEAGQMLLLIGLISGRDSARGQLAFREILGGKGEADTQRLALYLLAASASQPGETRDAFRRTLDELIAQSGNPLLDELLMMRARLNLESGDAVGAEADVRQLIENYPGSPLLDDALWLRAYIAWQDGRYRGAAESLGQIRDRMEPGPTRVRIGEQIGDVLFLKGDYAAAADMYSGVLSEDRDSLFDNMLFYQAVLANTLAERWENAQALLDNQTDYPLDVRWRAEWIYLDGLRKDGQAAKARDRLADLVRRLPVPTDQDLRWRIQWLQARLAYDTGASAQAAQQAQALAQEVERAVAQEEGWPVIGPEIASHLRLLEGQALIRSGQPDEGLESLAKLRENYPGSDPAILSILEEARYFAGKFSDAEAQRRLRELADRYRDSPHAPAALYEAAILADRQGLESTRREAIAILNDLITRYPSHPLVFRARLLQGNIARQLGDFGDARLVYETVLRDYANHPEIYLAQLYRANTLLARSGNDPALLDEAQTGLERLDKESVPIDVRVEAGYMLSRIQLQLNNPQRAAETLWLVVSRYLRDPSAANQLGANGKYWMARCLIELGDIQERAGNVEDAREVYSLIGKYALPGQNLAAARREKLRQLAAAAPAQN
- a CDS encoding MotA/TolQ/ExbB proton channel family protein: MQYFDLSLIEKGGPIMWPLLALSLLGFVFFVERALYLHRGQIAASTFVDGIKNLVRKQRVLEALTVCEETPGPTAAIVKAALMNFDRPEAKIRSAVQEAAIIEIPALERRIGTIAAIAKASPILGLLGTVVALMQAFSVMQSEGPYANASIFSGEIAEALITTATGLAIAVMAYLAHHFLYGRVRALVHDMEWVANEIMQFLMLDLPDEMAGQEATSETGIEDPFIPSQEDDEQKTPAEKTT
- the mgtE gene encoding magnesium transporter, which produces MSQTDMPFPESPVSPDEYSLDDLLQFAEANSLNALDKEKLARTSPYTVGRLLTRLPVDDRRVVLRLLNIEGVAEVLSEMDSEDAAEVIEAMRQTRAVQVLEALDPDDSADIVADMEEANQDRLLKGIDPETAETVRTLISYPEDSAGGIMTTDVATVFKEWTVRQAVDHLHTLHEELEHIYYVYVVDAENHLEGIVSMRDLVMAKTKDIIGDIMQTEVRGVLNVLTDQEEVTLIMAQHNFHALPVVDEDNHLLGIVTDDDIIDIIQQEATEDFQKAMGAGGDEALSDPILESVKRRSPWLFVNLLSAFFAGGVISMFAEQISHLTILAVCMPIVASLGGNAGGQSLAIVIRTLALGEFEDNDTRKVLLREAAKSCLSGILIGLTAALAVGLIAGEWAVSGVILLAMVISMSYAGLAGALIPITLRKFNLDPAQSSQMFLTASTDIVGFAVFLGLGSWILL